DNA from Centroberyx gerrardi isolate f3 chromosome 20, fCenGer3.hap1.cur.20231027, whole genome shotgun sequence:
tgtttttattttcacctgacagtgacaACATTTTCCTCACAGACTGTCAGATGGCACTTGATGTTTATATCAAAGCGCTTCACTACAGTGGATCCCCACTGAGAATTTGTCTGCTCTCACCGTCAGCCCTCCTGGTCCAGTGGACGGAGCTGTCCCGGCACAGAGCCTGGAGCGGCTCCTCCAGCGTGGACACATCCACCTGACTGGCTCCCAGCACCCCCAGGAACTCCGTCTGCCTCTGGGTCTCGTTCCCAGACAGCTGGAACTGGCTCtgctgaggacagagagagggggagagacatgTCCGGCCTGTTGGGTATCATCACATCTTGACAGAAATCCACAGAGATGAGCAGTGTTGTTCTcagcaggagaagaaaagaaactcCTAAGCAGCGGTGTTATTCAATAAGTGTGAGAAGTCATATATTCCAGTCATAATGACGAGATAAAATGACAGCAAATTGGAGTCATAACAGGGAAGATATGATGACCGAGATGGCAAGCAGTCAAAACGAAACCGAGATTGCGATTGACTTGAAACTTAAGCTGCTATTAGGCTGATATCTTTTCCTATGAGGTCAGCAAGGTTGCCTATTTGCGCTCTTATTTACCACAAAGGCTGTGTGTAATTGCCCCACTTACACTGGTGATGGGCTCTGATAGTGGACCACTTAAAGTTCTGTTATGCTTGAGTGGGTCATGTAACAATCTGTTTTCCTCTGCTCTAAAAGACCCAAAAAGACTATTGTGCTGACGGGCAAAACCTCACCTCACATCTCCCCCGCACCCATACGGGCCTATCCCACCTCTCAAAGATTAAATGAGCACAATCGACGGCTAGGTTTGAATACTGAGGACTTGTCTCTATGAGATATGTGACACCATGAGAGACAGGACTCTCACGCGTCACAAAAACACTCTGAGACTCTCAACTGTTGCTTTTGTTGTGTGGAAATGGGGTATTGCACAAACAGATGATAAGGCGGGGGAACAGAACTCCCTCTCAGTTTAGCCTCCATGGTCTCACATCACTTCTCCAGTCTCGATTTACCCCATAGCCTTCGCCATTCATCTGCTCATATTGTCAAATCACAATTAAGATTGTAGATCCCACACAAATCATACCCCAGGGTAACTACTCAATTCAGAACCGACTGAGCACTTAAGCCAAGCTTTAAGAGTATGGACATCAATCATCGGACTACAAATATAGAGATGGCAGAGATTTGGTTGTGTCCTGTCACTGTGCGGTCCAGGTATCTGCCATCGAGCGTGCGGGCCCGTCCCTGACTACCCAATGGATCAGGCTGTACTTTAATCCAACAGAGGAGCCTTAAAAGCTAAAAAGCCCTCAGACAGAGTGTCCATTGTGCGGGCTCCAGGGCTCAGGCTTGCTGCTGTAGCCTCCTGTAAGAAGATCCTGGGCACGGAGAGGGGGCTGGGAGGATCAGATGTGCTGAGGAATTCAgccatggaggagagagagagcgggagagagactATAGGGCCCTTCAACGTCCTGTCTGCTTCACTGCTACTACCCCTTCCTTTGTAGACAGGCAGAGGAGTGAGGAAGTCATGCAAAACATATGAAATCCAGCAGGTCGTGGCTGAGTGGAGGCAGTGCTTTGGGGATAAGCTATGAGTCACACTCAGACACCACTAATGCCAGTTCACACATTAGTGAGTCTGACAACACAGGGGGTTTTAGAGGAGCCTGGCAAAGGTAAAAGGGCAACCCCAGCTTTCTTCTGCTTAATTTGGCCGACTGCATTTTGTTGTTCAGCTATGTAGTCTCGAATATCCTGAACACATGGAGGGAGATCCTATTGTATAACATCACTTCTCACGTgttgaaatgtcgttgtgttatTACCTTGTGTGCTGACTCACGGAGGAGGGAGTGCACGTTTTCATAGTCGGACTTCTCCATTTTACGCAGGAAGCAGCTCTCCTGATCGACAGGCTTGTAACATATCAAACCCTGCGAAGAGAAAAGCAAACACTGAGACTTCTCTCTCCCAAAATCCACTTTAAGACCTGCTGGTTTCTTTCAGCTACTATTATGAACTGTCTCATTGTAAAGAAACCACATAAGACCTCACGGGGATGTGGAACACCGAAGTACAACAACACAGATGACCTTTACTCACATGTTTGATATCAAAGAGCACGGTGGACGTGTGATTTGCTGGTGAGGTCACAGAAAAGGTCACCAGGTCGTTCTGCTGGTCCACAACCGCCGACTGGTTGATCAGAGTCCCGGTCTGATCTGGAACTGTGATTCGGACAATCTGTAAAGACTACAGCAACAGGGACAGATTTAACGGACGCACTTCAGATGAATGTAATTGATCATGTCGAAAGCTTCTCGATGCAGTACAGATTTCAGATCAGAATATCAGGCAGGGGGGTCGACAGGGTAAATCGGTTGATGTTTGGCGTGCCGGATGAGGCGCGTCTCTCACCTGCGAGCGGAGCGGCGGCAGCCCAAGATGCCCCGTCAAACCGAGGGCAATGATGACCAGgagcagagaggctgagaggctgACCCAGAATGCCTTGTGTGGGAACCGGCTGGACACCACCGGGCCCCCATCCTGACGAGACAGTATCACAGAAGAACCATCACTCAAACTATGGCAATATATATTTGACATCCTATTATAGTATGTATACATCAACCTCTACCAGGATAgaaaattaacaccagccaccagccaaattcTGGTAAATTTTGACTGTGGctggtagggatgggacaatatacaaaaatgtgacaatacgtatcgtggggcagaaaaataaatcatgatattagctccgttttattctgctgtagttatcacaaatgagatggcttgttCATCACAAGCTCTACATCAaaatgagtatttgcacttcgTAATGACATATTCATgtagtttatattctagcaagccaatgccatcgctagaaagatttgtggctcagaaataaacaattctgcacagtcagactttgttgtcattgaacttttatttattacatcgtattgtggttgtattgaatcgcgaaccccatatcgcgtatcgaatcgctaagcagatcgtcccatccctagtggcTGGTAACTCTACTAAACCATCTTTTGGAGATCCATCCTGTTATAcaaatctagttggctggtaaaatagagaaagtggctggtgaatttttgGCAGACACTCCGCAAAAAAAAACGTAGCTTCCTGCCTCGACCCCTTTGCCAGCTCATATCCCAAACTTTCCAGAGTCGATTAGCTGCTGAGCTGTGCAGAGGCATTAAAAGACAGTTGCTTACCGTGCATTGCGCTTCCTCCAAACTGTTGTCTGAATGTTTCCAGCACCTCACCATCCTGTGTCCCGTGACGGCTCCTCACTCGGTCTGCTCCCTTCTCACAGCTACCGGCATGGAGCTGTGGTCATGACCAGCACTGACTGAGGCTCTGCAGTACACCTGGCCGGCTCTTCTTTGTCTCTGCGGACCTCagacctccccctcctctccatccctccaccccctcctccacccatgGTCTCTCAGCTTCCCTCCCAAAACAGGCACCCCTTCACACAAAACTTTGTCAATCTTGCCAAATTCAATTTGCAAGCTTTTGTGTCCCTGCCATCCCCTCCTACTGTGTCCCTCCCCTGCTTGAGATGGCAGCTGCTCCTCTAACCTTCTACCTGTTTCCACTGCTCCTGCGCCCACactactcaaacacacacgtgcgcgcacacacacatacacacgtgacGGCAATTGGCCGGCTAGCCCGGCTCAGACAATGGACAAAGGGGTGAGACAGGCGCTGCGTGGACGGCCTCTGTCATCACGGGAGAGGTGATACGAGGTCCTGACTGCTGCTGCGTCCAGCCGCTGACAGACCAAGGTGACTTTAAGCACAGGACTTGGTGGGAAAAAGGTGCTTGTGTTCACTTTAGACGTAACGCCGCAGAGAGTAGACTTTGATTTAGTAAAAGtatatgttttattatgatttcatcagtgttttcagtgtttttgggTCAAGAGGAATACTGTTGCCAAGGACAGGTTAGGAACAGTGGAtggtaaaaaaagaagaagattgCATTGCCCtttaaaatgtgaatattttgttagggatgggacaataaaacaaaattcaagatatcgcaatacaaaaatgtgacaatacgtatcgtggggcagaaaaatgaatcgcgatattttATTCTGCAATCACAAATTAGTAATGACAAATTTCACAGCCTCGCCATTGAAATTagattatttgcactttgtaatgacgtttttaagttgtttacattctagcagccaatgccttcgctagaaagatttgtggttcagaaataaacataattctgcacagtcagactttgttgtcattgaacttttatttattatattgtatcGTGTTTGcatcgaattgtgaaccccatattgcgtatcaAATTTTATCATGCGATAAGCagattgtcccatccctacattCTGTTAATGGCTGATTCAATAAGGATAACTGACATTACATagacataaacaacaaaaaaacaaaaccggGTATCATTGCACCAACCCATGGAGCTGAGTGTAAATACCAACATTACACGCTGAGGGTTATAAGTAAACTGTATcagacataaacatacacacaagtaaATCCTGTGTAAAGAGCTTGATGCTATATAGCTGATACTATATAGTTATTTCCTGATGAGGTATTGTCAGACCGGTCCAGTGCATCTCATCCCATTTCCCTGCCTGTTATTTACAAATACAGAAACAGAACTGTAAAGCTGAACACATGTATTACCAAATCGTTGACACTTCTTTTGCGTGCTCATTTCCCCAGTGTTTGACTTTGTTGCTTAAGGGGGCGATTGCATCACAGACAGGATAAGGGCCTTTGAAgtacacacacctccctcctttaacctcctttaaaaaaaaaaaaggaacatacACTGTTACCCCTTTCATAACCAACTCAAACAGTTTTAAAAGTACATTTAATCAATACTGGAAATCATTGTTCTTACATACTGCGGAGCCAATCATTCATACCGTGTTGTAATAAACGGGTTTTAATAGTGATTTAATTCATAAAGTTTTAGTTTTCTAGTCTCTGTACCACCTTAAACCCAACAGTAAAAGACAAAGTTGATGATAAAACCTGGATAGTCTCTCTTAGAGTTCAGAGTCTTTGTCTCATCAGACAGCCGCACCAGTCGGTTAAGAGTCTAGTGCTGCTCGGTTGTGACTCTTAGATGATTTTAATAAAGCTAATCTCTTTTAAAAGACAATGGAAGAGACAAGGGACCCTGGCCTGCGATAGCCAATCCTCGGGTTTATTTCAACTCGGCTATAGTCTGGATGGATTTATCCCCGTCTTATCCCTGCAGAGCTGGAAGCAGGTCGGCGATGCTCTCCACGTAGTAATCCGGCACCATCCCCTGCCTCTCCGCACTGCCGCTCTTCTGGTGGGCCTCGGCGTCCGCCACGGTGCTGACCCCCGTGAGCGTGAGCAGGGTCTTCAGGCCGCAGTTGGAGCCCAGCATGATGTCGGTGTCGAGGCGGTCGCCGACCATCAGGCAGCGGCTGCGGTCCAGGCCGAACCGGGACGCCACGCAGTCGAACATGAAGTGGTTGGGCTTGCCCACCGTCTGAGCCTCGCGCTGGGCCGCCGTCTCCACCGCCCGCAGCAGGCAGCCGGTAcctgggaggggggaggggggaggaggggtcagaAGGTCAGGAGAACTTCATCAGTATCATcagttcatcatcatcatggctGTCTGGACCTCTCTTCATCTAGGATCAACACTTTACACTTTAAACCCTGTGCTGGATATTTGCAGTGATATAGCACCAGTGTTCagctttaaaatgaatgatttcaccATTGTTTCTTGACTTGATAAGATcatgactgaaaaaaagagGCCTGTATGAGGTataattttgaccaatgtcatgtctGACCCCAAAATATGCTCtctttgagtccttgaatttcaccaaacaagaccttgaaagtcattgagaagtctttgaatttgatgtgcaagtgagtgtgggaaccctgttaaATTCAAATTCACTGAATTCAGTACTAAAGTATCTAGAAGTAGGGCTGCActtaacgattattttcattatcgattagtctattgattattttttcaattaatccaTTAATtgtttagtctataaaatgtcacaaaataatgacaaatgcccatcacaagttacaaagtgatttttaaaattgcttATTTATTCTGgccagcagccaaaaacaaCCAAAGTATTCATATTCTAATgatataaaatgaatgaaagcagCAATTGTTTAGTATTTTTGCTTCATTAatgactaaatgattaatcgattatcaagaTTATGATCGGTTAATTTTCTGTAGATAGaataatcgtttcagcactagaaGTCTTATTAACTCTGGTGAACAGGTGTTGTACTATGATAATCTGCTTTATACAACCAACTGTGTGATGGCACACTGTGTATCCCTACCTGGGACAGCCTTGCCCCCCTCCAGCGGCAGCCTGGTGTCGGTGTTGGTTCCCACAAACAGGCAGCCGGGCTGGGTCAGGTACTGCAGCGCTCTGTTCATCTTCATGTAGCTGAAGTGCTCGTCAAACCCGACCAGCACCGCCTTCACCTCGGGGTCCAGGGGCACGTTGGCCCAGTCGATCTGCCCCCCCGATATATGGTCCGGTCCCACCCCGGTCTGCTGGATCCCCAccgcctccagctcctgctTCAGCGCGTTGCTCCCTATGAGGTACACCTTCCCGTCCAGCTTGCACACCGTCTTCAGGTACACGGCGGAGCAGTACGCCGTCCCGAACACTTCATCCTCCGTCACGTTGAATCCCATGCGGGCCATTTTGTCCGCGTACATCTTTCTCGTCTTGGTGCTGTTGTTGGTGACGAAAAACACCTTCTTGTCGTTCTCTTTGAGCAGGTTGATGACCTCGGCGGCTCCCGGGACGGCCTGGTCCCCCCGCCAGATGACCCCGTCGCAGTCAAACAGGACGCTGTCCACGGTGTCCAGCAGCTGTTTGACCAGCCCACCGCTCAGCCTTGTGCATTTTGATCCAGCCATCCGGGAAGACATGTAACGTTACTGTCTGGTTCAAAAATAAATAGCTGCGGTCCTCTCTGGCTCGTGCTGTACTTTTCTTCCGTTGCCGAGCAAACTCACGATAATCATAAATAATCCAGTAAACACGCCCTGCTTCAGCTTCGTGGCCAGCAACTGATTCAAGCGGCTAGCGTGGTTTTACACTTGAATAAGTACTGAAATTCAAcgagtaaaaagaaaaaacctgaCCTTCCACCACAGTTGCATCAATTCTGCTGATACTTCCGCACCGGCTTAAAGCGACAGGAACGCAGAAGGGACACACTGTGCGTTCACGTGCCGGTGGAAAaatccgacatccgggactttcAAGCCGGCTGCTAAACCGCGAGCGTGACATAATTTTACAGCAGCAAATAAGTGATTCCAGATCCCGTCCCCCTTTCAGTCGTGACGTGAAAATTAATAGGGGtgattgaaatgaaattatAGGTTATGGAAAGATAGGGAGAGCGTGAATTTAGTGAAACTGTTTTAAATTTATTAACAATTAacttaattttattatttttttcttttgttatctGGATAGAATCCGAAAGCGCCGAAATGATGAAAACACCTGAGAGGACAAATACATGAGTAatattttgttggaaaatcaaacccagaaccATGAACCAacatggaggctgcagcttAACCAGCTAATAACGAACTTGATTTAAACATATGTTCGTTATGATGGTTAGTCTGTCTGGCTAACTACAAACTTGTAGCCTAATAAAGGTGCATCTGAAtacacaaaatgacacaaaaccTTTTAGATTTTTCCAGCATATTGAGAAAGTTAAAGGTTATTATAACGGCATAACTTGGAAACTCGAAAACTTTCAACTTTCCAACTTTATTATCTGACTTTGAATGGTATTCCTGGGagatttccaagtaggaaattagTATTTCCAATATATCCGACAGCATGTGAATGCATCGTCAATTACCTCATGGTCCTCATGTGCAATAATAACTTCTTGTATGTAGGTGCAACCGTCCTGTCACACATCaatgacagaggaaaggaaattaAACTCAAGAAACtgattaatttaaaaaattaatttattcaaatcCCCAGCTCCCCATAAAATAGAACATTACCtcataaaaaacatataaagTACAACACATTCAAGAGCAGTATTAACATGTCTAATGCCACAACTGCCTCAACTTGGAAACGTTCAAGTGTTTAACTCGCTGTAACGGCCACATCCAAAACAGTtcttatttatgaatttaaaatcatccATAAACGAACTGCAGCAGACATTTCTCGCTTTTCATAAGTAGACTTGATTGTATTAGCGTGAATCTAActgataatttagatttttatttattggacTGCCGACATCAGTGGATAGGACGCAGTGTGTGACACTTCCACAACAAAATCCCacatgtcctacttgtaattaccactaggaacCTGGTGTGAACTGTTTTCCTGGTTGGTAAATCCAACgtgacttgaacgcagcataacgAAACACAAGCCAGTGTTTTTCAGTTGTCCTTTTTATGAACGGGTCGTGGAGGGAAGAAAATCTCTCGCAGGTTTTGGACGATCCCTCTGCTGTAGTAGCGTCTTCTGGAGCGGTCGGGCGCCGGGCTGCAGAGGTGGTCCGCCGCGGCCGGGCGGCAGTGCCGGCAGACGAAGCCTCGACTCTTGTACCACTCGTTAGAGGTCTGGTTGGCCAGCGCCAGGTAGGAGTGGAACAGAGCGTAACCCGCCAGCAGGAAGAAGACGAAGACCAGGAAGCCCAGCATGAAGACGATCCGGGGGAAAGTCAGGAACAGATGCtgtgggaaagagaggaagagggacattgaaaacacaaacacaattgtTTAAAGAGTTAAAAATAAGATAAACTATTGAAAAATATGActcctactctgacaaaatgattactggcatgaaagtaTGAATCAAGATTAAACATTATTTAAGTTAGGAGCTAATAAAAGCCCTTGTACAAGAGGCACtggagctgcctaatgtcctgccataatcaccatgatatattaaacataatcagttatgctaatgaggccaTTAATTGAGCTAATTAATGCAATAATTAGCAGTCAaaatacttgtcttcacataacctGGGTGGTATTAATAAGAACTCAGTATGTTTAAGCATTAAGGAGTTTTACTGTAGTAGttttgagaaaatcatttttttcctcattaatgggcaaatttatgcagcaaggtgatcatctactctataggagGAAAGTGGGATGGAGTTTCTAATATGTATATTTCTTGCTATGTATGTGTATCATCAGtgtcaataaacaaacaaaaacaaaaaccctatTCCTATTGCTATTACAATTATCATGATTTGGCGATACGGCCTTCATCAATCAGTTTAACTACCGAAAACTGATTAATGTGTGATATTATAGCGTGAAAAAAACGATTTATGCTGTCTTGATGATTGCGACATCAGCAGGTagtttttacattattattgCAGCAAAAGCGATGTATGTGAACAATATTGAGTCTCACCTGTATGACGAACAGAGGCcccgcctgctgctgctggccgtgCTCGTCGAGGTAGCTGGCCCTCAGGAGCCCTGAACGCAGCACGGCGTGGAGCAGCATGTCCCCCGTCAGCAGGGCGATGTCTCCCGCCATGGCGCACACGCTGAACAGGTACAGCAGGAAGTAGCGCGTGTTCAGGGCCCCGATGCAGTTGTTCACCCAGACGCAGTGGTGGTCAAAACGCTGGACGCACCTGTTGCAcactcctggaaaacagagtgtTTAGACAGTCAGCTGAGATATTAAAGGGGCAATGAGTAAGATTTCTTCCCGTAGGAAAAAACAACCATAATAAATCTGGGgtgatagggttattgatcagtACCAATGACCTAATGATTAcatggccaggtgctgagatttctggctacTCTCGTTTGGTACAAAAAttcttccatttccatttcaagaCACTCTGACACAATGATGGAggacacatttcagctacaaaggctaaaaatTCTTGTTtacaatccaaaaaaaaaatgacaaagcagtgtcATCATCCAGTATTCACCATGGCGATAcatcacctcttcactagacctttctgttggatctctgctctaattagcgaGCTTACTCATCTGTAATGCGCTATTGTGAAAATtagactttattgtttgtgttaaaTACAGACCACTACTATAATTAAGgagtgtggggggtgggggagtgtgtgtgtgtgtgtgtgtgtgtggggggggggggttattatTGTAGCAAAACACCTGAGAACTTGCATATTTGAATTCACATTCACAGAAAATATTGTATGTAATATAGTGTCCTAAATTTGAATTAACAGACAGGATTTACAAATGTTCAAGTCAATATTTGActgaatggaatggaatagagGCTGCAACTTGTAATATGATAGTTgctcaaattttttttttcttctgtaatacattttttgagTACAAGTACAACTCAGTGATTAGGGACGGCCCTACGGTGATTGTGTAACCAATCAGAAGAGCCGTTTAAAGCAGCATTTTCAGCagcattttcttgtttgttccaatctaaaatctaaaatccaATAGTGGAAGACGACTAGGAAAATAGCCGGTGAAACAACTCAGCaaattgagattttattgaaattaagtGCTGCTTAATTTCAATTAAAATTTAGCTGTGGGGAAAATGGATATCCCGGGGTTTTTAAGGACATGTACAATGTGTTGTAATGGTGTTGAAAGCCATCATGAATgcaatattaatttaatttgggGACAGactaattaataaaacaaacgTATTCAACAATGTACTCACTGCAGTGTTTGGAGCGAGCGGGTTTGAGCAGCTGGCAGGTGGGACAGGAGACTCCGGGGTGAAACATCCTCCGGTCGTACGGATAAATCTGCAGCTGGCCGGCGACCCGCTTCTTCGTCACTGTGCctgtcggagagagagaggagagaggagagaggaggggggttcaGAGGAAATAATGCCCCGTTAAACTTTATACTAACATGACGCACATACTGTAGGAGTTAAGGACCTCACTCTTACTTATCAGATGAAACACTCACTGAAACCCACatgaatgttatttttttatctgttaacccACCTCCGGATCTAgttaaataagtgaaattacCTGAAATTGCCTACTACTGCATTAGATTAGatcaaactttaatgatccttgtggggaaattaggttgttgcagcggggaaaaaagacaaaacggaaacagaataaataaaaatatacaataatggaaatggaaaaaaaagagtgtatgtgtgttttactgtactGTGGGTGACCTGGTGTGACGTGTCCGGGGATTACCAGGATCCCCCAGAAAATGATTTTACCTTCCAGATAACTGACTGAAATTACCGGTGTAAATGGGTAAAATCAAATTACGGATCTCCCCTGGTAATACTAATGACGTCCAGACATGGTTAAAGACTTTAAAGTATAGCTGCACACTCATATCAAATAAATCTTTGTCATCTGGATTAGGGTaagagttagggttaggatgTCAGCTGATGAACGCAGACTTCCCTTCTAAAAGTATCTCACGCGTCACTAATACAAGTCAGGCATTTCCCTGGCCTTTCTCATGTGATTTAATCTTACATCCCATTGCTAAGGGGCGTGTGTGACAGTTAAAACCAGTTAAAACCTGGATCCCTCTTGATGCAGAGGTAGAAGAAGAGGGACTTGACGGCCAGCAGGACGTAAGGCACAGACAGGCTGGTCAGAGTGGTGTCCATCTCCCTGCAGTAGCCGAACACCTCGTAGGTGAACTCTGCATACACAGCACCCTCCAGCAGGATGTGCAGGTAGATGAACATGTTGTTCCTGGAAAGACAGCCACATCACAAAGACTGAAGGCAGATATATAAGAGTAGACCCATCTGAGAATAACTTGAaaaaatatacactaccagtcaaaggttttgaCACACCTCACTGAAcgcattatgtttttcattctcttaaagccattttgatataaaggcttatgcttaaatgcttgaaatttgtttcttagacaaatataaatagtgaagttgatgcctatggatgaatttctttccaaagcctttccatcaaggctactttaaagaatataaaatataagatagttttgattttggtcactgcataattccatttgtgttatttcattgttttgatgtctttactattattctaaaatgtggaaaatggtaaaaaataaataaaaatgtggtgtgtccaaacttttgcctGGTATATATATGCATGAGAGTGGATTTATTCCACTACAAACCTTTGATGAAACAGCCTGTGCAAGGTCCACTGTGAAAACCTCTGAAGCCATTTAGGTGTAAAAGGTGCAGTTAGCTgtgaagaaaagcaaaaatcaGTTGTTCAAGATCCACAGCTTCAGTTGTGTCCCATGTATTGAGGTACTACAGTGTTACAGCGCCACTCGGTGCCAGTCTGTAGAAGTACAGTTGGGAGATTCTTCACTCTTACCTTGGATATGTAGTTGAAGAGTAAACTAAAGGGGGTTTGCTGCTGGCCTGAGTATCTGCAGACCAGAGCTATGCACGCCAGCACCACCGCGACATAGACAGCGAAAAGAGTGAGGAAATCCATGGTTCACCTGGCAGGTTCAGACAGGGAGACAACAACAGGTGTTTATGCTACAAACTCACTAACAGCTGACTAGCAACTCAACCAAGCTTTACACTGTAGGTCCCATCGGCTTTTCCTACGTATTTCGTTTCGATTCAGTTAAGTTTAAAGCGTGTCTTCCTAAAAACCGCCTCAAATGAACAACTTGTGTTAGCAAGCTAGGTCAGTTATCTAACGTTAGCAAAGCTCCACAGCGATATCTCTGCTTTCTTTACTTTACCGAAGctattcattcgttcattcccCCCCTTACCTTTTGTCACAGGTAACACATAGCTGCCTTTCAGTGATTTATCTTAAGTAAACATAGTTGTGTTGGTGGTGTAGCCACCCGCTTCACTCTCGGTCCATTCTCATGTTCTGTAAACACTGGGAATGCTACTTCCTTAGCATCGCTGCGGCTAACTGCCAAGCTAACAGCTGATGAATAGAAGGGCAGGCATTGTTTTGTTAACCTGCTGAGGCTGGTGTTGCCTCTGATGAGAGGGGATGGATCTCTAACTATGGTTGTATATATGTCAGCTCTGATTATGCAAAATATTAGGACAGCAAAATAATATAAGTGCAAAATACTGGGGACACTAATTGCA
Protein-coding regions in this window:
- the bricd5 gene encoding BRICHOS domain-containing protein 5, with the translated sequence MVRCWKHSDNSLEEAQCTDGGPVVSSRFPHKAFWVSLSASLLLVIIALGLTGHLGLPPLRSQSLQIVRITVPDQTGTLINQSAVVDQQNDLVTFSVTSPANHTSTVLFDIKHGLICYKPVDQESCFLRKMEKSDYENVHSLLRESAHKQSQFQLSGNETQRQTEFLGVLGASQVDVSTLEEPLQALCRDSSVHWTRRADGPGKQRLVYFCIDICFPSNICVSVCFYYLPE
- the pgp gene encoding glycerol-3-phosphate phosphatase, which gives rise to MSSRMAGSKCTRLSGGLVKQLLDTVDSVLFDCDGVIWRGDQAVPGAAEVINLLKENDKKVFFVTNNSTKTRKMYADKMARMGFNVTEDEVFGTAYCSAVYLKTVCKLDGKVYLIGSNALKQELEAVGIQQTGVGPDHISGGQIDWANVPLDPEVKAVLVGFDEHFSYMKMNRALQYLTQPGCLFVGTNTDTRLPLEGGKAVPGTGCLLRAVETAAQREAQTVGKPNHFMFDCVASRFGLDRSRCLMVGDRLDTDIMLGSNCGLKTLLTLTGVSTVADAEAHQKSGSAERQGMVPDYYVESIADLLPALQG
- the zdhhc4 gene encoding palmitoyltransferase ZDHHC4, which encodes MDFLTLFAVYVAVVLACIALVCRYSGQQQTPFSLLFNYISKLTAPFTPKWLQRFSQWTLHRLFHQRNNMFIYLHILLEGAVYAEFTYEVFGYCREMDTTLTSLSVPYVLLAVKSLFFYLCIKRDPGTVTKKRVAGQLQIYPYDRRMFHPGVSCPTCQLLKPARSKHCRVCNRCVQRFDHHCVWVNNCIGALNTRYFLLYLFSVCAMAGDIALLTGDMLLHAVLRSGLLRASYLDEHGQQQQAGPLFVIQHLFLTFPRIVFMLGFLVFVFFLLAGYALFHSYLALANQTSNEWYKSRGFVCRHCRPAAADHLCSPAPDRSRRRYYSRGIVQNLREIFFPPRPVHKKDN